One Gallus gallus isolate bGalGal1 chromosome 11, bGalGal1.mat.broiler.GRCg7b, whole genome shotgun sequence DNA window includes the following coding sequences:
- the IRX3 gene encoding LOW QUALITY PROTEIN: iroquois-class homeodomain protein IRX-3 (The sequence of the model RefSeq protein was modified relative to this genomic sequence to represent the inferred CDS: deleted 1 base in 1 codon) has product MSFPQLGYQYIRPLYPAERPGSGGSRGGAELAPSGTLSNVLSSMYGAPYAAAAAAQGYGAFLPYAAELPIFPQLGAQYELKESPGVQHAAFPHHHPAFYPYGQYQFGDPSRPKNATRESTSTLKAWLNEHRKNPYPTKGEKIMLAIITKMTLTQVSTWFANARRRLKKENKMTWAPRSRTDEEGNSYGSDHEGEEDKREDEEEIDLENIDTENIESAKDELEDELQDADLLHSDSKTDSEGSEGFEDLPGSEERYLGPAAAAAAEPLRLRHHHLRHHRHHRRPPCELPSAGPEPPPPAPPPPPPPPPPPHLSPPSSASSSSASSPTDAASAGTVPKPKIWSLAETATSPDNPRKSPGSPPAAAPQPLPLPPPPPHRLVSSCPLGKFPNWTNRAFPAASPHHHAAPHPLALLNTPHLLGLGAAPAAAAAFPRPAEQAPSAEPPGADRSSALEVEKKLIKTAFQPVQRRPQNQLDAAMVLSALSSS; this is encoded by the exons ATGTCGTTCCCGCAGCTGGGCTACCAGTACATCAGGCCGCTGTACCCCGCCGAGCGCCCGGGCAGCGGCGGCTCCCGAGGCGGCGCGGAGCTGGCCCCGTCCGGGACCCTCTCCAACGTGCTCTCCTCCATGTACGGCGCGCCCtacgccgccgccgccgccgctcagGGCTACGGAGCCTTCCTGCCCTACGCCGCCGAACTGCCCATCTTCCCGCAGCTG GGCGCGCAGTACGAGCTGAAGGAGAGCCCCGGGGTGCAGCACGCCGCCTTCCCGCAT CACCACCCCGCTTTCTACCCCTACGGGCAGTACCAGTTCGGGGACCCGTCGCGGCCCAAGAACGCCACCCGCGAGAGCACCAGCACGCTCAAGGCCTGGCTCAACGAGCACCGCAAGAACCCGTACCCCACCAAGGGTGAGAAGATCATGCTGGCCATCATCACCAAGATGACCCTCACCCAGGTCTCCACCTGGTTCGCCAACGCTCGGCGGCGGCTCAAGAAGGAGAACAAGATGACCTGGGCCCCCCGCAGCAGGACGGACGAGGAGGGCAACTCCTACGGCAGCGACCACGAGGGGGAAGAGGACAAGagggaggacgaggaggagaTCGACCTGGAGAACATCGACACCGAGAACATCGAGAGCGCCAAGGACGAGCTGGAGGACGAGCTCCAGGACGCGGACCTGCTGCACTCCGACTCCAAGACGGACTCGGAGGGCTCCGAGGGCTTCGAGGACCTGCCCGGCTCCGAGGAGCGCTACCTCGGTCCGGCCGCCGCAGCCGCCGCGGAGCCGCTCCGCCTCCGCCACCACCACCTCCGCCACCACCGCCACCACCGCCGCCCGCCCTGCGAGCTGCCCTCCGCCGGCCccgagccgccgccgcccgccccgccgccgccgccgccgccgccgccgccgccgcaccTCTCGCCCCCCTCCTCCGCCTCCTCGTCGTCCGCCTCCTCCCCGACGGACGCCGCTTCGGCCGGCACCGTGCCGAAGCCCAAGATCTGGTCGCTGGCCGAGACGGCCACCAGCCCGGACAACCCCCGCAAGTCTCCCGGCTCCCCGCCGGCGGCCGCCCCCCAGCCGCTGCCGctgccccccccgccgccccacAGACTCGTCTCCTCCTGCCCGCTGGGCAAGTTCCCCAACTGGACCAACCGCGCCTTCCCGGCCGCCTCCCCGCACCACCACGCGGCCCCGCACCCGCTGGCCTTACTGAACACTCCGcacctgctggggctgggggccgcccccgccgccgccgccgccttcCCGCGGCCCGCGGAGCAGGCGCCGAGCGCGGAGCCCCCCGGAGCAG aTCGATCTAGTGCCTTGGAAGTAGAGAAAAAGTTAATAaagacagctttccagccagTGCAGAGGCG GCCCCAGAACCAGCTCGATGCCGCCATGGTTCTATCGGCGCTGTCATCGTCTTAG
- the LOC121111684 gene encoding vegetative cell wall protein gp1-like isoform X1 gives MEKTADQAAKANNPSDKSHEAARIPGSAERRSRSVGTPHGQTRSGRWAPPSRRGRSSPRSLPGPGGCPGRSEERGAKGHGSAQGPTCPFPSPCPTALQRAAPSRGHLRVRPPVPSVARDREAWAGGPGSGTGRYQAERCRPLTAAGGPGAATAPGTARDSRNPSAGFGWSSASVSRPEDTCPSGRAALRRAVCLRPRAVGPRTAPAGLPQDEPPAAAPPRLPSAPLSPLRPGAPPEAPPAPRPRRADGSHRSDPHPPGTAATSPSPLPAPTVCRFSAFPLPPSQAPRISPPARSLERRFPPVSFPFAHPSPSPCPAAVRTRTFLSPRRPRTAVGDGRSRGGRGAAGTQRRFAGSGPARPSPSRAPPALPRCAQES, from the exons ATGGAGAAAACGGCGGATCAAGCGGCCAAAG CTAATAACCCGAGCGACAAATCGCACGAAGCTGCCCGCATCCCCGGCTCTGCCGAGCGGCGGTCGAGGAGCGTCGGGACACCGCACGGCCAGACGCGGAGCGGAAGATGGGCACCACCGTCCCGTCGGGGCCGCTCCTCTCCTCGGTCGCTCCCGGGGCCCGGCGGGTGTCCGGGCCGCTCCGAGGAGCGGGGAGCGAAGGGACACGGCTCGGCCCAGGGG CCCACTTGTCCGTTCCCCTCCCCGTGTCCCACGGCCCTCCAGCGGGCAGCTCCGAGCCGCGGCCACCTCCGGGTCCGTCCCCCCGTCCCCTCCGTCGCCCGCGACCGGGAAGCGTGGGCAGGGGGACCGGGGTCCGGGACCGGGCGGTACCAGGCGGAGCGCTGCCGCCCACTGACGGCGGCCGGGGGCCCGGGAGCGGCCACAGCCCCGGGGACGGCTCGGGACTCGAGGAACCCCAGCGCCGGGTTTGGTTGGAGCTCAGCGAGCGT GTCCCGGCCAGAAGACACGTGTCCGTccggccgcgccgcgctccgccgcgCCGTCTGCCTCCGCCCCAGGGCCGTCGGGCCCCGCACGGCTCCTGCCGGCCTCCCGCAGGACGAGCCGCCCGCTGCCGCCCCTCCGCGGCTCCCTTCGGCCCCGCTCTCCCCGCTCCGTCCCGGCGCCCCCCCGGAGgcaccgcccgccccgcggcctCGGCGCGCGGACGGCTCTCACCGCTCCGACCCCCACCCTCCCGGTACCGCAGCGACATCACCGTCTCCTCTCCCCGCTCCCACCGTTTGCCGTTTCTCCGCTTTTCCTCTCCCCCCGAGCCAAGCGCCGCGGATTTCTCCTCCAGCCCGTTCGCTTGAGAGACGTTTCCCTCCCGTCTCTTTCCCATTCGCCCACCCCTCTCCCTCGCCCTGCCCCGCAGCCGTTCGCACCCGTACGTTCCTCTCTCCCCGCCGGCCCCGCACGGCAGTCGGGGACGGACGGAGCCGCGGAGGACGGGGCGCTGCGGGCACACAGCGGCGCTTCGCGGGGtccggccccgcccgcccctcTCCCAGCCGAGCTCCGCCGGCGCTGCCCCGCTGCGCTCAGGAAAGTTGA